In Elusimicrobiota bacterium, the DNA window TTGTGGCTTATTCACAATTCCATATTATAAAAAATGCAGGTCATTTTTCATTTAATGAAAAACCTGATGAATTTGTTTCAGTAGTATCTGAATTTCTTAAGGAAGTAAGGTAAAG includes these proteins:
- a CDS encoding alpha/beta hydrolase, which codes for MAYSQFHIIKNAGHFSFNEKPDEFVSVVSEFLKEVR